One stretch of Azoarcus sp. KH32C DNA includes these proteins:
- a CDS encoding triphosphoribosyl-dephospho-CoA synthase codes for MDRIDERLAHGRAAFLWACGLDVAVRKPGNVSHHSAGHGMEAQAFLASAEASAGPLFARGMPVGERIEAAVAATRAAVGCNTNLGILLLCAPLAAALERLDGAEEAAALRSALHTVLADLDIDDARAAYRAIALANPGGLGRSREQDVAAAPTIDLRAAMTLAADRDSIARQYADGYADVFDCGLAALRVARLTSAGLASGVQSVFLAFLAAWPDTHIVRKLGLGAAQTVTAEAAAWRTRFDGDPAAGESKAFAEWDEGLKTTGINPGTTADLTVCTLFAGALLRPEAISLRVAESWHGS; via the coding sequence GTGGATCGGATCGACGAACGGCTCGCCCACGGGCGGGCCGCTTTCCTGTGGGCCTGCGGGCTCGATGTCGCGGTGCGCAAGCCCGGCAACGTCAGCCACCACTCCGCCGGTCATGGCATGGAGGCGCAGGCCTTCCTCGCGAGCGCCGAGGCCTCCGCCGGGCCGCTATTCGCGCGCGGGATGCCGGTGGGCGAGCGCATCGAGGCGGCCGTCGCGGCGACGCGGGCAGCGGTCGGCTGCAACACGAATCTCGGCATCCTGCTGCTATGCGCGCCGCTCGCGGCCGCGCTGGAGCGGCTCGATGGGGCAGAGGAGGCAGCCGCACTGCGGAGCGCCCTGCACACGGTACTCGCAGACCTCGACATCGACGACGCGCGGGCCGCGTACCGGGCGATCGCGCTCGCGAACCCGGGCGGGCTCGGGCGCTCGCGCGAGCAGGACGTCGCTGCGGCGCCGACCATCGACCTGCGCGCCGCGATGACGCTCGCCGCCGACCGCGACAGCATCGCCCGACAGTATGCCGACGGCTATGCCGACGTGTTCGATTGCGGCCTCGCGGCACTGCGCGTCGCGCGGCTGACGAGCGCCGGCCTCGCGAGCGGCGTTCAATCGGTCTTCCTCGCATTCCTCGCGGCCTGGCCCGATACACACATTGTTCGAAAACTCGGTCTCGGCGCGGCGCAGACTGTCACCGCCGAGGCCGCCGCGTGGCGCACGCGCTTCGATGGCGACCCTGCCGCGGGCGAATCGAAGGCCTTCGCCGAATGGGACGAAGGCCTGAAAACGACAGGAATCAACCCCGGAACGACCGCCGATCTCACTGTTTGCACGCTTTTCGCCGGTGCATTGCTGCGTCCTGAGGCGATCAGTCTGCGCGTTGCCGAAAGCTGGCATGGATCGTGA
- a CDS encoding RimK family alpha-L-glutamate ligase, producing the protein MSAPARPRVAILTDETGWHTSRLRRALARRGFDGRCADLEDCRFDTSRGGSGIVIPGFGRSLPVAAIVRGIAGGTLEQVTKRLGILHALRELGVPVYNDARAIERSVDKSMTSFLLHRAGIASPPCWAMESEAEARRLVMAETAAGRCLVLKPLFGSQGKGLQRVGCVDGQAVPLPDLAGYGRLAYLQRYVPQPEGPGAPGFDWRVLVVGGRAVAAMRRVSVHWVRNVAQGARCRAAQITPALATLAEGAATALGMDYAGVDLVPDAAAPLGAQVLEVNGVAAWRGLQSVTGFDIAQAMVDDLLGRRLGVALAPADELRAG; encoded by the coding sequence ATGAGCGCCCCCGCCCGGCCGCGCGTGGCGATCCTGACGGACGAGACCGGCTGGCACACCAGCCGGCTGCGCCGGGCACTCGCGCGCCGTGGCTTCGACGGCCGTTGCGCGGATCTCGAGGATTGCCGCTTCGACACCTCGCGCGGTGGTTCCGGCATCGTGATCCCGGGCTTCGGACGCTCGCTGCCGGTCGCCGCGATCGTCCGCGGGATCGCTGGCGGCACGCTCGAACAGGTCACGAAGCGGCTCGGTATCCTGCACGCGCTGCGCGAGCTCGGCGTGCCGGTCTACAACGACGCGCGGGCGATCGAGCGCAGCGTCGACAAATCGATGACGAGTTTCCTGCTGCACCGCGCCGGCATCGCGTCGCCGCCATGCTGGGCGATGGAGTCCGAGGCCGAGGCGCGGCGGCTCGTGATGGCCGAGACGGCCGCGGGCCGCTGCCTCGTGCTGAAGCCGCTGTTCGGCTCGCAGGGCAAGGGCTTGCAACGCGTCGGCTGCGTCGACGGGCAGGCGGTGCCCTTGCCTGATCTGGCGGGCTACGGGCGGCTCGCCTATCTGCAGCGCTATGTGCCGCAACCGGAAGGCCCCGGCGCGCCCGGCTTCGACTGGCGCGTGCTGGTGGTCGGCGGGCGGGCGGTCGCGGCGATGCGGCGCGTGAGCGTGCACTGGGTCAGGAACGTCGCGCAGGGCGCTCGTTGCCGGGCCGCGCAGATCACGCCGGCGCTCGCGACGCTCGCCGAGGGCGCCGCCACCGCGCTGGGGATGGACTATGCCGGCGTCGATCTCGTGCCCGACGCAGCCGCGCCGCTCGGCGCTCAGGTGCTCGAAGTCAACGGCGTCGCCGCGTGGCGGGGATTGCAGTCGGTGACCGGCTTCGACATCGCGCAGGCGATGGTCGACGATCTCCTCGGCCGCCGGCTGGGCGTCGCCCTGGCGCCGGCCGACGAGCTGCGCGCGGGCTAG